A genomic window from Cyanobium sp. ATX 6F1 includes:
- a CDS encoding RNA methyltransferase, giving the protein MALPEHLLLSDLLRLRVRCDQGLDRGAGQQGWMHPPVHRLLGWVSKPAGFGSRPLVWRLDQLRGLGEQEALVQGDPAETEPDTLARLPTLLEAVLVNRSAEPIGTLVDLAVELRTGRILHYLVARSDPRLPGSSRWRLSPDRILDQQPGQVVTAVAGLDDLPLAKASLRQEFLQRSRRWREQVGQETARLRDQFQQVGDRFEDRLEGWLEEPPWEENPRGEREERQVSFEEREPWEAMDPEERWEQQRPEDQESPPRQAASRRRQPRDPGSEEDPWI; this is encoded by the coding sequence GTGGCCCTGCCGGAGCACCTGTTGCTCAGTGACCTGCTGCGGCTGCGGGTTCGCTGCGACCAGGGTCTCGATCGCGGCGCCGGCCAGCAGGGCTGGATGCATCCGCCGGTCCACCGTCTGCTGGGCTGGGTGAGCAAACCGGCCGGTTTTGGCTCCCGGCCGCTGGTTTGGCGTCTGGATCAGTTGCGGGGCCTGGGGGAGCAGGAGGCCCTGGTGCAGGGGGATCCGGCGGAAACGGAGCCCGACACCCTGGCCCGTCTGCCCACGCTCCTGGAGGCGGTGTTAGTGAACCGTTCCGCAGAGCCGATCGGCACCCTGGTGGACCTGGCGGTGGAGCTGCGAACGGGCCGGATCCTCCATTACCTGGTGGCCCGCAGTGATCCCCGGCTGCCCGGCAGCAGCCGCTGGCGCCTGTCCCCGGATCGCATCCTCGACCAGCAGCCCGGCCAGGTGGTGACCGCCGTGGCTGGCCTGGATGATCTACCCCTGGCCAAGGCCAGCCTGCGCCAGGAATTCCTGCAGCGCTCCCGCCGCTGGCGGGAGCAGGTGGGCCAGGAGACGGCCCGGCTGCGGGACCAGTTCCAGCAGGTGGGGGATCGCTTCGAGGATCGGCTGGAGGGTTGGTTGGAGGAGCCCCCGTGGGAGGAGAACCCGAGGGGCGAGCGGGAGGAGCGCCAGGTCTCCTTCGAGGAGCGGGAGCCCTGGGAAGCCATGGACCCCGAGGAGCGCTGGGAGCAGCAGCGCCCGGAGGATCAGGAGTCTCCGCCCCGTCAGGCCGCCAGCCGGCGCCGGCAACCCCGTGACCCCGGATCTGAGGAGGATCCCTGGATCTGA
- the dnaN gene encoding DNA polymerase III subunit beta codes for MKLVCSQAELNASLQLVSRAVTARPNHPVLANVLLTADAGTGRLSLTGFDLSLGIQTSLAASVEASGAITLPARLFGEIVSRQSSESPITLHSPEESEQVELTSLSGSYQLRGLAAEDFPDLPLLQTGVPIRLEAEALVRGLRATLFASSGDEAKQLLTGVHLSLEGQDLEFAATDGHRLSVLRLANALPGGASEPGEGEPFAVTVPARSLRELERLLSARPAAEPVNLFCDRGQVVFLWGDQVVTSRSLDGTYPNYRQLIPDSFNRVLELDRRGLIAALERVAVLADQHNNVVKLSSDPANGQLAISADAQDVGSGSEALAASISGEPIQIAFNVRYVLDGLKAMVAERVELRCNAPTTPAVLAPVEDGGFTYLVMPIQIRT; via the coding sequence ATGAAGCTGGTCTGTTCCCAGGCCGAACTGAATGCCAGTCTCCAGCTGGTGAGCCGGGCTGTCACCGCCCGTCCTAACCACCCCGTGCTGGCCAATGTGTTGCTGACGGCCGATGCGGGCACCGGTCGCTTGAGCCTCACCGGCTTCGATCTCAGCCTTGGCATCCAGACCAGCCTGGCGGCATCGGTGGAGGCCAGCGGTGCGATCACCCTGCCGGCGCGCCTGTTCGGTGAAATCGTCTCGCGCCAGTCCAGTGAGAGCCCGATCACCCTGCACAGCCCTGAGGAGAGCGAGCAGGTGGAGCTCACCAGCCTCTCCGGCAGCTACCAGTTGCGCGGCCTGGCGGCGGAAGACTTCCCCGATCTGCCCCTGCTCCAGACCGGCGTGCCGATCCGCCTGGAGGCCGAGGCCCTGGTGAGGGGCCTGCGGGCCACCCTGTTCGCCAGCAGCGGTGATGAGGCCAAGCAGCTGCTCACCGGTGTGCATCTGAGCCTGGAGGGCCAGGATCTGGAGTTCGCCGCCACCGATGGCCACCGGCTCTCCGTGCTGCGGCTGGCCAACGCCCTGCCCGGGGGCGCCAGCGAGCCGGGAGAAGGGGAGCCCTTCGCCGTCACCGTGCCGGCCCGCTCCCTGCGCGAACTGGAGCGGCTGCTGTCGGCACGCCCGGCGGCCGAGCCGGTCAACCTCTTCTGCGACCGAGGTCAGGTGGTGTTCCTCTGGGGTGACCAGGTGGTCACCAGCCGCAGCCTCGACGGCACCTATCCCAACTACCGCCAGCTCATCCCCGACAGCTTCAACCGGGTGCTGGAGCTGGACCGCCGCGGTCTGATCGCTGCCCTCGAACGGGTGGCGGTGCTGGCGGACCAGCACAACAACGTGGTCAAGCTCAGCAGTGATCCAGCCAACGGCCAGCTCGCGATCAGCGCCGATGCCCAGGACGTCGGCAGCGGTTCGGAGGCCCTGGCGGCCTCGATCAGCGGTGAACCGATCCAGATCGCCTTCAACGTGCGCTATGTGCTCGATGGCCTCAAGGCGATGGTCGCCGAGCGGGTGGAGCTGCGCTGCAACGCCCCCACCACTCCGGCCGTGCTGGCGCCGGTGGAGGATGGGGGCTTCACCTACCTGGTGATGCCCATTCAGATTCGGACCTGA
- the thrC gene encoding threonine synthase, with the protein MPLLDSLRNLGRKPAFQDWPGLIEGYRRWLPVSERTPVITLREGGTPLIPAPAVAERIGRGVRVFLKYDGLNPTGSFKDRGMTMAISKAKEAGSSAVICASTGNTSAAAAAYARRAGMRAFVLIPDGYVAQGKLAQALLYGAEVLAVRGNFDQALTIVREVAERYPVTLVNSLNPYRLQGQKTAAFEVVDALGDAPDWLCIPMGNAGNISAYWMGFQEYRQAGLSRKLPKMMGFQASGSAPLVLGHTVEQPDTIATAIRIGNPANREKALKVRSESGGAFHAVTDAEIVSAYKLLGSQEGVFCEPASAASVAGLLQQAEAVPAGATVVCVLTGNGLKDPNCAIENNDATFHPDLSPDVATVAKVMGF; encoded by the coding sequence GTGCCGCTGCTTGACTCCCTGCGGAACCTGGGCAGAAAGCCGGCCTTCCAAGACTGGCCAGGGCTGATCGAGGGCTACCGGCGCTGGTTGCCGGTCTCGGAGCGCACCCCGGTGATCACGCTGCGGGAAGGGGGCACGCCATTGATTCCGGCCCCCGCCGTGGCCGAACGCATCGGCCGGGGCGTGAGGGTGTTCCTCAAATACGACGGTCTCAACCCCACCGGCAGCTTCAAGGACCGGGGCATGACGATGGCGATCAGCAAGGCCAAGGAGGCGGGCTCGAGCGCAGTGATCTGCGCCAGCACCGGCAACACCTCCGCCGCCGCCGCCGCCTATGCCCGCCGGGCCGGCATGCGCGCCTTCGTGCTCATCCCCGACGGCTACGTGGCCCAGGGCAAACTCGCCCAGGCCCTGCTCTACGGCGCCGAGGTGCTGGCGGTGCGCGGCAACTTCGACCAGGCCCTGACGATCGTGCGCGAGGTGGCCGAGCGCTATCCGGTCACCCTGGTGAATTCCCTCAATCCCTACCGCCTGCAGGGCCAGAAGACGGCCGCTTTCGAGGTGGTGGATGCCCTCGGTGACGCCCCCGACTGGCTCTGCATCCCCATGGGCAACGCCGGCAACATCAGCGCCTACTGGATGGGCTTCCAGGAATACCGCCAGGCGGGCCTGAGCCGCAAGCTGCCCAAGATGATGGGCTTTCAGGCCAGTGGTTCCGCCCCCCTGGTGCTGGGCCACACGGTTGAGCAGCCGGACACCATCGCCACGGCGATCCGCATCGGCAACCCGGCCAACCGTGAAAAGGCCCTCAAGGTGCGCAGCGAGAGCGGAGGCGCCTTCCATGCCGTCACCGACGCCGAGATTGTGAGCGCCTACAAGCTGCTGGGAAGCCAGGAGGGGGTGTTCTGTGAACCTGCCAGCGCCGCCTCGGTGGCGGGGCTGCTGCAACAGGCCGAGGCGGTGCCCGCCGGAGCCACGGTGGTCTGCGTGCTCACCGGAAACGGCCTGAAAGATCCCAACTGCGCGATCGAGAACAATGACGCCACCTTCCACCCCGATCTGTCCCCCGACGTGGCCACGGTGGCGAAGGTGATGGGCTTCTGA
- a CDS encoding alpha/beta hydrolase, whose protein sequence is MRQPRLFTSALLGLALTAIPQGALAAEQVVFVSGAFRRSIPVADLELLAKSGQAQGLLADLLRLGKQKPQDVAKLLNQQISLPLELTSRLLNTRIGEAVLSRVAVIVYPLNAKGVAVPALRAATILGLNGNNDSLSAVGFLRAYPNDDLAISLPALMGTMSKASSIAELVRFFSESPLDGLKSTSNPKGSS, encoded by the coding sequence TTGCGACAGCCCCGCCTGTTCACGTCCGCCCTGCTGGGTCTGGCCCTGACCGCCATCCCCCAGGGCGCCCTGGCCGCCGAGCAGGTGGTGTTCGTGAGCGGTGCCTTCCGGCGCTCCATTCCCGTGGCTGACCTGGAATTGCTGGCCAAGTCCGGCCAGGCCCAGGGGCTGCTGGCAGACCTGCTGCGGCTGGGCAAGCAAAAGCCCCAGGACGTGGCCAAGCTGCTCAACCAGCAGATCAGCCTGCCCCTGGAGCTCACCAGCCGCCTGCTCAACACCCGCATCGGTGAAGCGGTGCTCAGCCGGGTGGCCGTGATCGTCTACCCCCTGAACGCCAAAGGCGTGGCCGTTCCCGCCCTTCGGGCCGCCACCATCCTCGGCCTCAACGGCAACAACGACAGCCTCTCGGCCGTGGGTTTCCTGCGGGCCTACCCCAACGACGATCTGGCGATCAGCCTTCCCGCCCTGATGGGCACCATGAGCAAAGCCAGTTCGATCGCCGAGCTGGTGCGCTTCTTCTCGGAATCGCCCCTCGATGGTCTGAAATCCACCAGCAACCCCAAGGGTTCCTCCTGA
- a CDS encoding ABC1 kinase family protein, whose amino-acid sequence MVGATGDFIEAAGLLSYDPAAIRRIYAGHPQRLLRRLWQTLVPIGLYLLGVGFDWSTGLLANAERARARAKECADLLVQLGPAFIKAGQALSTRPDVVPPLLLEELALLQDQLPGFDSALAMACIEEDLGQPVEAIYEQLDREPISAASLGQVHKGVLKGGVPVAVKVQRPGLREQITLDLYIVRLIAAWINRNVGLIRSDLVALIDELGQRVFEEMDYLNEAANAERFAALHRHNRRIAVPAIHHGATSRRVLTMDWIDGVKLTNLAAVKALGFDPDDMVQVGVNCSLQQLLEHGFFHADPHPGNLLALADGRLAYLDFGMMSEVSRSSRTGLIQAVVHLVNRNFPALSHDFVQLGFLAETVDLEPIVPAFEKVFGQAIEQGVSRMDFKAVTDDLSGVMYRFPFQVPPYYALIIRSLVTLEGIALSVDPSFKILGAAYPYFARRLMEDPDPELRESLRDMLFDGDQFRWQRLDNLITSASLQDQLDLEGLLDQVLDFLFSPGGGMLREQLVEAAVDQMDAIGWQTVQRLGQRLPRRLQPPGLRGLDPISNKDLELLSLEPVARLVAILRELPGFDPQLLLSRLPRLLREPDLRQMGLELARRLAERGVVRLLRDVLVTTETRSAVVAP is encoded by the coding sequence ATGGTCGGTGCGACCGGCGATTTCATCGAAGCTGCCGGTCTGCTCAGCTACGACCCGGCCGCGATCCGCCGCATCTACGCCGGCCATCCGCAGCGGCTGCTGCGCCGCCTGTGGCAGACGCTGGTGCCCATCGGCCTCTATCTGCTGGGGGTCGGCTTTGACTGGTCCACCGGCCTGCTGGCCAATGCCGAGCGGGCCCGGGCCCGGGCCAAGGAATGCGCCGATCTGCTGGTGCAGCTGGGGCCGGCGTTCATCAAGGCCGGTCAGGCCCTCTCCACCCGGCCCGATGTCGTGCCGCCGCTGCTGCTGGAGGAGCTGGCCTTGCTGCAGGACCAACTGCCGGGCTTCGATTCAGCCCTGGCGATGGCCTGCATCGAAGAAGACCTGGGACAGCCGGTGGAGGCGATCTACGAGCAGCTCGACCGTGAGCCGATCTCCGCCGCCTCCCTGGGGCAGGTGCACAAGGGCGTGCTCAAGGGTGGCGTTCCGGTGGCCGTGAAGGTGCAGCGGCCGGGTCTGCGCGAGCAGATCACCCTTGACCTCTACATCGTGCGCCTGATCGCCGCCTGGATCAACCGCAACGTGGGGCTGATCCGCAGCGATCTGGTGGCCCTGATCGACGAACTGGGTCAGCGGGTGTTCGAGGAGATGGACTACCTCAACGAGGCCGCCAACGCCGAACGCTTCGCGGCGCTGCACCGCCACAACCGCCGCATTGCGGTGCCGGCCATCCATCACGGGGCCACCAGCCGTCGGGTGCTGACGATGGACTGGATCGACGGCGTGAAGCTCACCAACCTGGCGGCGGTCAAGGCCCTCGGTTTCGATCCCGACGACATGGTGCAGGTGGGCGTGAACTGCAGCCTGCAGCAGTTGCTGGAGCACGGCTTCTTCCATGCCGATCCCCACCCGGGCAACCTGCTGGCCCTGGCGGACGGCCGGCTCGCCTACCTGGATTTCGGAATGATGAGCGAGGTGAGCCGCAGCTCACGCACGGGCCTGATCCAGGCGGTGGTGCACCTGGTCAACCGCAACTTCCCTGCCCTTTCCCACGATTTCGTGCAACTCGGCTTCCTGGCCGAAACCGTGGATCTCGAGCCGATCGTGCCCGCCTTTGAAAAGGTGTTCGGCCAGGCGATCGAGCAGGGCGTGAGCCGGATGGATTTCAAGGCCGTCACCGACGATCTCTCCGGGGTGATGTATCGCTTCCCGTTCCAGGTGCCGCCCTATTACGCCCTGATCATCCGTTCGCTCGTCACCCTCGAGGGGATTGCCCTGAGCGTCGATCCGAGCTTCAAGATTCTCGGGGCCGCCTACCCCTACTTCGCCCGCCGGCTGATGGAGGATCCCGATCCCGAGCTGCGCGAGAGCCTGCGGGACATGCTCTTTGACGGCGATCAGTTCCGCTGGCAACGGCTGGACAACCTGATCACCAGCGCCTCCCTGCAGGATCAGCTCGACCTCGAGGGCCTCCTCGATCAGGTGCTGGATTTCCTGTTCTCCCCCGGCGGCGGGATGCTGCGGGAGCAACTGGTGGAGGCTGCGGTGGATCAGATGGATGCCATCGGCTGGCAGACCGTCCAACGGCTGGGTCAGCGGCTGCCCAGGCGGCTGCAGCCACCCGGTCTGCGGGGCCTCGACCCAATCAGCAACAAGGACCTGGAACTGCTGTCGCTCGAGCCCGTGGCGCGGCTGGTGGCGATCCTGCGCGAACTGCCTGGGTTCGACCCCCAACTCCTGCTCAGTCGCCTGCCCCGGCTGCTGCGGGAACCCGACCTGCGGCAGATGGGGCTGGAGCTGGCCCGTCGCCTGGCCGAGCGTGGGGTGGTTCGCTTGCTGCGGGATGTGCTCGTGACAACGGAAACCCGCAGCGCCGTCGTCGCCCCCTGA
- the recN gene encoding DNA repair protein RecN, with product MLTGLRLHQIALIEALELSFERGFTVLTGETGAGKSILLDALDALLGGGQGSAGVRLLRPGSERSTIEASFSLNPPLLDWLQEQQLDTAEEELVITREWRRLEERINSRSRVNGVVVSRAQLLELRPLLLELTVQGQTQQLARPGQQRRWLDRFGGDSLLAGLEPARSAQRLWKQAEAALERARGDRERLEQERQGRQQLLDEWEAARLEDPFERQALEADQDRLVHGVRLQDGVMTLIGRLQEGADGAPSVLDHLAACEQELQAMAVLDGTLQPQLLAIGEALAQVQDLARDLDRYGAGLESDPETLATLQDRIAQLRSLERRHGLDLSELIAERDRLRELLGPGGAAASLAELERSEAQARQIRERVHGQLSALRRQAAAQLQDQLMEALRPMGLANVRFAVAVDPAPASEDGSDAVQFLFSANPGQPLAPLAEVASGGEMSRFLLALKTCLAASDPHVTLLFDEIDAGVSGRVSGAMAQLLHRLAERRQVFCVTHQPLVAAAADHHFRVSKEVQGGLTLTGVSQLRDTQERQRELAELAGGDSGEAHSYAASLLEKRVA from the coding sequence GTGCTCACGGGTCTGCGGCTGCACCAGATTGCCTTGATCGAGGCGCTCGAACTCAGTTTCGAGCGGGGTTTCACGGTGCTCACCGGCGAAACCGGCGCCGGTAAGTCGATTCTGCTCGATGCCCTCGATGCCCTGCTCGGCGGCGGCCAGGGCAGCGCCGGAGTGCGGCTGCTGCGGCCGGGGAGCGAGCGCAGCACGATCGAGGCCAGTTTCAGCCTCAACCCGCCGCTGCTCGATTGGCTCCAGGAGCAGCAGCTGGACACGGCTGAGGAGGAGCTGGTGATCACTCGCGAGTGGCGCCGCCTGGAGGAACGCATCAACAGCCGCAGCCGCGTCAACGGTGTGGTCGTCAGCCGTGCCCAGTTGCTGGAGCTGCGGCCGCTGCTGCTGGAGCTCACGGTTCAGGGTCAGACCCAGCAGCTGGCCCGGCCCGGGCAGCAGCGCCGCTGGCTTGATCGTTTTGGTGGCGATTCCTTGCTGGCGGGCCTGGAGCCGGCCCGCAGTGCCCAGCGGCTCTGGAAACAGGCGGAGGCCGCCCTGGAGCGGGCCCGCGGCGACCGCGAGCGGCTGGAGCAGGAGCGCCAGGGGCGCCAGCAGTTGCTGGATGAATGGGAGGCGGCGCGGCTGGAGGATCCCTTCGAGCGCCAGGCCCTCGAAGCCGACCAGGACCGACTCGTGCACGGGGTGCGTCTCCAGGACGGGGTGATGACCCTGATCGGCCGCCTGCAGGAGGGAGCCGACGGGGCCCCTTCAGTGCTTGATCACCTGGCGGCCTGCGAGCAGGAGCTGCAGGCGATGGCGGTGCTCGATGGAACGTTGCAGCCCCAGCTGCTCGCCATTGGGGAAGCCCTGGCCCAGGTTCAGGATCTGGCGCGCGACCTCGACCGCTACGGCGCCGGACTGGAGAGCGACCCTGAAACCCTGGCCACGCTCCAGGACCGCATCGCCCAGCTGCGCAGCCTGGAGCGGCGCCATGGCCTCGATCTGAGCGAGCTGATCGCCGAGCGGGACCGGCTGCGGGAGTTGCTGGGCCCTGGTGGGGCCGCGGCCTCCCTGGCGGAGCTGGAGCGCTCGGAAGCGCAGGCTCGCCAGATACGTGAACGCGTGCACGGGCAGCTCAGTGCCCTTCGGCGTCAGGCGGCCGCCCAGCTGCAGGACCAGCTGATGGAGGCGCTGCGGCCCATGGGCCTGGCCAACGTGCGCTTCGCCGTGGCGGTGGATCCTGCCCCCGCCAGTGAGGACGGATCCGATGCGGTGCAGTTTCTGTTTTCCGCCAACCCGGGCCAACCGCTGGCCCCCCTGGCGGAGGTGGCCTCCGGCGGCGAGATGAGCCGTTTCCTGCTGGCCCTCAAGACCTGCCTGGCGGCTAGCGATCCCCACGTCACCCTGCTGTTCGATGAAATCGATGCCGGCGTGAGCGGGCGTGTGAGCGGCGCCATGGCCCAGCTGCTCCACCGCCTGGCCGAGCGGCGACAGGTGTTCTGCGTCACCCACCAGCCGCTGGTGGCCGCCGCCGCCGACCACCACTTCCGTGTCAGCAAGGAGGTGCAGGGCGGCCTCACGCTCACGGGAGTGTCCCAGCTGCGGGACACTCAGGAGCGCCAGCGGGAGCTGGCGGAACTGGCAGGGGGCGACAGCGGTGAGGCCCACAGCTACGCCGCCAGCCTGCTGGAGAAGCGGGTGGCCTGA